The Marivirga tractuosa DSM 4126 genome contains the following window.
AATCCACCTCCAAGTTGTAGGTAAGCTTTATTAAATAGATCAGTTCTAAAATTAAATATTAAGGGTATTTGCACGTAATCTAAGGTAGTGGTTACATCACTGGTTTGGTATCCGGCACCTGAGTAAAATAGTCCAATATGAAAGACAAAGTTTTCTGTAGCTCCCCCTTCTGAATAAATACCAGCGTTTAAACGAGGCATAAAACCTAATTCAGGATAAATACTAGGGTCATTTATTTTAGTAAATTCCATACTGGGTGAATTCAAGCCTATTTGTAATCCTACTCGGGCTATTTTACCTCGGTCAATTCCACTTTGGTTTAACGCATCATCTTGTGCAAAGACTATATTGGAAATTGCTAAAAATAAAAGAGTGATTTGTAATTGTTTTTTCATCATTAATAGTTTAAAATTTTAGGGTTGCAAACCTAATTAATTAACTTCTTTCAGGAAAAAATAAACTATTATTTTCTTATTTGCCTACAAAAAAAGCTACATTTTTTAGAATGTAGCTTTTGTAGAAAAGTATATTGAGATGGTGTCTAAACCGTCATAATCTCTTTTTCCTTATGCTCTAGAATGTCATCAATTTTTTTAGTGAAATCATTAGTTAGGGACTGCACCTTATCTTCTCCTCTTTTGACATCATCTTCAGAGATACCTTCCTTTTGCAATTGCTTTAGTTGGTCATTTGCATCCTTTCTAGCATTACGAATAGAAATTTTTCCATCCTCAGCCTCATTTTTGGCTTGCTTAGTTAAGGAAATTCTTCTTTCTTCAGTTAAAGGTGGAATATTAATTCTAACAATTTCCCCATCATTTTGAGGAGTGAAACCTAAATCACTATTGATTATAGCACGTTCTATTTCACCAATGATGTTTTTCTCCCATGGTTTAATAATGATAGATCGTGCATCTG
Protein-coding sequences here:
- a CDS encoding outer membrane beta-barrel protein, whose translation is MMKKQLQITLLFLAISNIVFAQDDALNQSGIDRGKIARVGLQIGLNSPSMEFTKINDPSIYPELGFMPRLNAGIYSEGGATENFVFHIGLFYSGAGYQTSDVTTTLDYVQIPLIFNFRTDLFNKAYLQLGGGFYGGYAFSGKSITDSEIDRDIISTREADDVNEFYVLDIGLILKADFEYNINEKRIIKVGASYNFGVLNASNEFTDNSANQDITYDFGAKNRIFSFNLTYLINLNK
- the frr gene encoding ribosome recycling factor yields the protein MEEIDLVLDEAKELMEKAIQHTKSNLQKIRAGKASPAMLDGLMVDYYGNDTPINQVASISTPDARSIIIKPWEKNIIGEIERAIINSDLGFTPQNDGEIVRINIPPLTEERRISLTKQAKNEAEDGKISIRNARKDANDQLKQLQKEGISEDDVKRGEDKVQSLTNDFTKKIDDILEHKEKEIMTV